Below is a window of Longimicrobium terrae DNA.
CGGACGCGAACTGGATGGCCGCCTTTACCAACCGGGATCCATCCGACCGCGAAGCGTTCATCGCGCACTGGGACCGGATCAGGCTCAACCCGACCGTCATCCTCCGGACAATCGTCGCGGGTGAGGAGGTCGCGGGCTACGTTTCCAGCTACGAGGACGAGGGACAGCCGGAGATCACGTACTGGCTGGGCAGGGCGTACTGGGGCCGGGGGATCGCCACGCGCGCGCTGGCGGCCTTCCTGGAAACCGCCAGCACCAAGCGCCCGATCCGCGCACGCGTGGCACAGGACAACCTCGGTTCGCTGCGCGTGCTGCAGAAGTGCGGATTCATCATCACGGGTGAAGATGCCGGGTTCGCCAAAGCACGCGGCCGCGAAACGAGCGAGTACATCCTCATGCTGCACCCGATGTAGCCGTCACGCCGTTCGGCGGGCGCGGCACCGGCGATGATCGCGCTCCCCGGCGACGGTCCGCGGCCGCCGCGCTTCCACACAAACTGGTCCGGTTCTCATGATCCGCCGTTCCCTGCTCCGCACCTGGCTCCGCGGTGCCGCCGTCGCGGGCGGGCTCCTGCTTTGCGCCACGCCCGTGCTGGCGCAGCGCGGTGCCGTCCTCGGCGGCGTGCCGGCGCAGCCACGCGCCGATGGGCGGTACATCATCTACCTGCACGGCCGGATCATCGAGGAGAAGGGGCCGCGCCCCACGGACGAGCGCTTCGGGATCTACGAGTACCAGCAGATTCTGGACACGCTGGCGGCGTCCGGCGCCGATGTGATCGCGGAGCAGCGCCCGGCGGGCACGGACTTTCGCGCCTTTGGGTCTCACGTGGCGGACCAGGTGCGCCAGCTTGCAGCCGCGGGCGTGCCGGCGGAGCGGATCGCGGTGGTGGGCTTTTCCAAGGGCGGGGCCATCGCGATCATCGCCGCGGCGCTGCTCAGGGATCCGGCCGTCACGTTCGTGTTCCTGGCCCCCTGCGGCGACTGGGTGAACGGCCGCGACGACGTGGACGTGCGCGGGCGCATTCTCTCCATCTACGAAGCGTCGGACGAGTTGGGGACGTCGTGCGAGCCGCTGTTTTCGCAGGCGCGTGCGCCGGGCGAGCACCGCGAGATCCGCATTAACACGGGCGGGGGGCACGGCGCGTTCTACCGGCCGCGCCCGGAGTGGCTGGCGCCGCTGTTTCAGTGGATCGAACGGCGGTAGACACGGCCGCCCGTCGCCGTCAG
It encodes the following:
- a CDS encoding GNAT family N-acetyltransferase, coding for MNKPPPHSSPSSLTLREMVDDDLDAFFAQQLDPDANWMAAFTNRDPSDREAFIAHWDRIRLNPTVILRTIVAGEEVAGYVSSYEDEGQPEITYWLGRAYWGRGIATRALAAFLETASTKRPIRARVAQDNLGSLRVLQKCGFIITGEDAGFAKARGRETSEYILMLHPM
- a CDS encoding alpha/beta hydrolase, which codes for MIRRSLLRTWLRGAAVAGGLLLCATPVLAQRGAVLGGVPAQPRADGRYIIYLHGRIIEEKGPRPTDERFGIYEYQQILDTLAASGADVIAEQRPAGTDFRAFGSHVADQVRQLAAAGVPAERIAVVGFSKGGAIAIIAAALLRDPAVTFVFLAPCGDWVNGRDDVDVRGRILSIYEASDELGTSCEPLFSQARAPGEHREIRINTGGGHGAFYRPRPEWLAPLFQWIERR